DNA sequence from the Tissierella sp. MB52-C2 genome:
AGAAACTAGATTTAACAGGGGCAAAAAGAGGATGTAATTCTAGTAACTGTGGTGCTTGTAAAGTTTTAATTGATGGAGAAGCTGTGAAATCTTGTGGTATCTTAGCAAAAAATGTGGAAAGCAAAAAGATATATACTATAGAAGGATTTGCAACATCAGAAGGAAAGCTGCATCCTATACAAGAATCTTTTGTGGAAGCTGGAGCTGTACAATGTGGATATTGTACTCCGGGAATGATTATAACAACCCAAGCCTTATTAAATAAAAATAGTTCTCCTACAGAAGAGGAAATAAGAGAGGCTTTTAAAGAGAATCTTTGTCGTTGTACAGGATATGTAAAGATTATTGAAGCTGTAAAATTATCCGCTAAGAAATTAGGGGTGAACAAAAATGAGTAAAGAAAAAATAATAGGAAACTCCTATCCAGTTAAAGATGCTAATCTCAAGGTAACAGGTCAACTTAAATATGTTGGAGATATGAAACTCCCTAATATGTTATATGCAAAAATGCTCTTTAGCTCAGTGGCTCATGCCAATATAAAAAATATAGATATATCTGAGGCGCTGAAAGTACCGGGAGTAAGAGCAATAGCTACTTGTTTTAATACTCCCCAGACTAAATATAACAGTGCCTTGAGATTTTTCGAAC
Encoded proteins:
- a CDS encoding 2Fe-2S iron-sulfur cluster-binding protein; the protein is MLVKLDINNFLYEVEVEPRETLINVLREKLDLTGAKRGCNSSNCGACKVLIDGEAVKSCGILAKNVESKKIYTIEGFATSEGKLHPIQESFVEAGAVQCGYCTPGMIITTQALLNKNSSPTEEEIREAFKENLCRCTGYVKIIEAVKLSAKKLGVNKNE